The following proteins are co-located in the Cryptosporidium parvum Iowa II chromosome 6, whole genome shotgun sequence genome:
- a CDS encoding Erf1 eukaryotic translation termination factor 1; N-terminal RNAseH plus pelota domain containing protein — RQEMSDNDTNVKQWKVRRLIATLEAARGNGTSMISLVIKPKDEISRISKMLADEYGTASNIKSRVNRLSVLSAITSTQQRLKLYNRTPQNGLVVYCGTLITEDGKEKKVNIDFEPFKPINTSLYLCDNKFHVDALKELLETDDKFGFIIVDGNGALYGVVQGSSREVLLRFNVDLPKKHGRGGQSALRFARLRMEKRHNYLRKVAETATTMFITNDQVNVAALILAGSADFKNELAQSDIFDQRLASKILKIVDVSYGGDNGFNQAIELSSDALQNVKFVQEKKLITKFFDEVAQDTGKYVYGINETLQALEMGAIELLIVWENLETKRMVVKNPSTGEEKVFLNSPTEQHDESKFKDPETGAELDVIEILPLTEWLVNTYQNYGAQLEFVTNKSQEGNQFQKGFGGFGGILRYKVDFQDYAVVEDDLDEFI; from the coding sequence AGACAAGAAATGAGTGATAACGATACAAACGTTAAACAGTGGAAAGTCAGAAGACTAATAGCGACACTGGAAGCTGCTAGAGGAAATGGTACTTCTATGATTTCTTTGGTTATTAAACCAAAGGATGAAATATCcagaatttcaaaaatgcTTGCTGATGAGTATGGTACAGcttctaatattaagagTAGAGTAAATAGACTTTCGGTTTTATCAGCAATTACAAGTACTCAACAACGtctaaaattatataatagaACTCCTCAAAATGGATTAGTAGTTTATTGTGGAACTTTAATTACTGAAGATGGGAAGGAaaagaaagtaaatattGACTTTGAGCCATTTAAACCTATTAATACGTCTCTTTATTTATGTGATAATAAGTTCCATGTTGATGCTCTTAAAGAGTTACTGGAGACTGATGataaatttggatttattattgttgaTGGTAATGGTGCCTTGTATGGTGTTGTGCAAGGTAGTTCGAGAGAAGTCTTGCTTAGATTTAATGTGGATTTACCAAAAAAGCACGGTCGTGGTGGTCAATCAGCTTTACGTTTTGCTCGTCTGAGAATGGAAAAGCGTCACAATTATTTGAGAAAAGTTGCTGAAACTGCAACTACTATGTTTATTACTAACGACCAAGTTAATGTTGCGGCTTTGATATTAGCAGGAAGTGCtgattttaaaaatgaGCTAGCTCAAAGTGATATTTTTGATCAAAGACTAGCAAGCAAGATCCTAAAGATTGTTGATGTTTCATATGGAGGTGATAATGGTTTTAATCAAGCCATTGAGCTATCTTCTGATGCGCTTCAAAATGTTAAATTTGTTCAGGAGAAGAAACTCATCACTAAATTCTTTGATGAAGTTGCACAGGATACTGGAAAGTATGTTTACGGAATTAATGAAACCCTTCAAGCTTTAGAAATGGGTGCAATTGAATTGTTGATTGTATGGGAAAACTTAGAAACTAAAAGGATGGTTGTTAAGAACCCATCTACTGGCGAAGAAAAAGTATTCTTAAATAGCCCAACTGAACAGCATGATGAATCCAAATTCAAGGATCCAGAAACTGGAGCAGAACTTGATGTTATTGAAATACTTCCTTTGACTGAATGGCTTGTAAATACATATCAAAATTACGGAGCTCAATTGGAATTTGTTACAAATAAGTCTCAAGAAGGAAATCAATTCCAAAAAGGATTTGGTGGCTTTGGTGGTATTTTGAGATACAAAGTAGACTTCCAAGATTATGCTGTGGTTGAGGATGACTTGgatgaatttatttaa
- a CDS encoding microtubule-associated protein (WD40 repeats; ytm1 homolog; transcripts identified by EST), whose amino-acid sequence MDNTMMEDKGDSQVEVFFWTKIKDPRLQAPEGSFMIDSKSGRAELSELLNTLLETENRIAFDFIIDEVFLRGTIYDYMRQNEKTSESKLKIEYLKTLGKPSIKILDKQKDWIRSITYGIETDNPMVVAGFYDGRIRFYDTISHKKDKKVKLDEDDNIRDNKSQTFEFNVNELLPEGDSTSVFRVQSQQLNDSEFSKVWASTMSGSIIGLSYSAKRQECILKSVKLKASIAPIEALCTVKGCDSIISAGDANGNVLVFCKESTDNGTLNNIENTNSLNCTAKIKIHSSNVTDILSLGDNLISSSLDGNIKVSKVSLGEAVCGWNIKFPTFSLSTQNSMVGNVICTSHDDGKVRIWDLRAGATSQIDLKAKKDMGLVSFDRNTRFVHRSRLLAHKEVVPQAVWSPYSEYMIGSVSHDMDLKILDIRSPNLPLQAAKTDSKLLSLCWMNEHTIYTGGSTGELIVCSF is encoded by the coding sequence ATGGATAACACAATGATGGAGGATAAAGGGGATTCACAAGTGGAGGTTTTCTTTTGGACGAAGATTAAAGATCCAAGACTTCAGGCTCCTGAAGGATCCTTTATGATAGATTCAAAATCTGGAAGAGCGGAACtttcagaattattaaataccTTATTAGAAACAGAAAACAGGATTgcttttgattttattatagATGAAGTGTTTTTGAGAGGTACTATTTATGATTATATGAGACAGAATGAGAAAACAAGTGAATCAAAACTTAAAATAGAGTATCTTAAAACCCTTGGAAAACCATCAATAAAGATTTTAGATAAGCAAAAGGATTGGATTAGGAGCATCACATATGGAATAGAGACAGATAATCCCATGGTAGTAGCAGGATTCTACGATGGAAGGATTAGATTTTATGATACAATTTCACATAAAAAAGATAAGAAAGTCAAATTGGACGaagatgataatattaGAGACAATAAAAGTCAaacatttgaatttaatgtCAATGAATTATTACCAGAAGGAGATTCTACTTCTGTTTTTAGAGTCCAATCTCAACAACTAAATGATTCCGAGTTTTCCAAAGTTTGGGCCTCAACAATGAGCGGTTCCATTATAGGTTTAAGCTATTCAGCAAAGAGACAAGAATGCATTTTGAAAAGTGTTAAACTCAAAGCCAGTATTGCTCCTATTGAAGCTCTTTGTACTGTAAAAGGATGCgattcaataatatcagCAGGAGATGCAAATGGTAATGTTTTAGTATTTTGTAAGGAGTCCACAGATAATGgtactttaaataatatagaaaatacAAACAGCTTAAATTGTACTGCTAAGATAAAAATCCATTCTTCTAACGTTACAGATATACTATCTTTGGGAGATAATTTGATTTCCTCAAGTTTGGATGGTAATATTAAGGTGTCTAAAGTTTCATTAGGAGAAGCTGTTTGCGGGtggaatattaaatttccAACATTCTCTTTATCTACTCAAAATTCCATGGTAGGAAATGTAATTTGTACTTCTCATGATGATGGTAAAGTTAGGATTTGGGATTTAAGGGCAGGAGCAACCAGCCAAATAGACCTTAAAGCAAAAAAAGATATGGGTTTAGTATCTTTTGATAGAAATACTCGTTTTGTCCATAGGAGCAGACTTCTTGCTCATAAGGAAGTTGTTCCACAAGCTGTTTGGAGTCCATATAGTGAATATATGATAGGGTCAGTTTCACATGACATGGATTTGAAAATCCTGGATATAAGGTCACCAAATTTACCACTTCAAGCAGCAAAAACTGACTCAAAATTACTTAGCCTCTGTTGGATGAATGAGCATACCATTTATACAGGAGGCTCAACAGGAGAACTTATAGTTTGTTCATTTTAG